The proteins below are encoded in one region of Diorhabda carinulata isolate Delta chromosome 3, icDioCari1.1, whole genome shotgun sequence:
- the LOC130892046 gene encoding teneurin-m isoform X12, with translation MAMSTYSQGKGRLYPAYSLSGSEGEDSPRRYNSSHNTYQHPLYQQPAGLSDTPTSENASDATLTDSELALARDSTLLVHNGCLLDGVPRPPDVPPRNPTMNRLNGRLTTAPPAESAQDFEPSCLVRTPSGNVYIPSGTINHANKNPNIDYKSSNSPCCSPSKEMKNSDRCGSLPYGSHAVPIVPVRRPNSSHFPQASRFHFRKGLTSKCTWKCTAIAFIMLSVVLTAALSYISASNLLNLSYQNTKPCEVLVGDNTQIVPDSKTVPPSETNLSISTRPKTSNTGGARTFPAKSFPPDGTTFSQISLGQRLSKEIPAYSYWNMQFYQSEAAYVQFDYSIPRGASIGVYARRNALPTHTQYHILEVLSGFKARTTRASHQSSVKKEVTHYMEQGHWFLSLYNDDGDPQEVTFVAVVADDMTHNCPNGCSGKGECLMGHCQCNPGFGGDDCSESVCPVLCSQRGEYINGECQCNPGWKGKECQLRHDECEVPDCNGHGHCANGKCNCIRGYKGKFCEEADCQHPTCSSHGYCVEGTCICKKGWKGSDCSQMDKDALQCLPDCSGHGTFDLDSQTCTCEPRWSGDDCSRELCDLDCGSHGHCVNEACQCDAGWSGEFCNMKQCDPRCNDHGQCKNGTCLCVTGWNGKHCTIEGCPNSCSGHGQCRFSSESSWECRCDNGWDGVDCNLLLEQNCNDGRDNDKDGLVDCEDPECCSNNACKNSQLCVSSPKPIDILLRKQPPAITASFFERMKFLIDEGSLQNYARAETFNESMFWNNFNTSRSAVVRGRVTTQVGTGLMGVRVSTNTPLEGFTLTRDDGWFDLLVNGGGAVTLQFGRSPFSPQSRIVYVPWNEVVIIENVIMVTGDERTISVIPQPCSSHDYDTMKPVVLATWKHGFQGACPDKSAILAESQVVQESLRIPGTGLNLVYQSSRAAGYLSTIQLQLTPEIVPADLKLIHLRITIEGILFEKVFEADPVIKFTYAWNRLNVYRQRVYGVTNAIVKVGYEYNNCKDIIWDVQTTKLSGHDMSISEVGGWNLDIHHRYNFHEGILQKGDGSNIYLKHKPRVILTAMGDGHQRPLECTDCEGQAFKQRLLAPVALASAPDGSLFVGDFNLVRKIQTDGIVRTIVRLNATRVSYRYHMSLSPLDGTLYISDPESHQIIKVRSKDDYSDPDRNWETVVGSGERCLPGDEAHCGDGALARDAKLAYPKGVAVSNDNVLYFADGTNIRMVDRDGIVTTVIGNHMHKSHWKPLPCEGTLNLEEVHLRWPTELAINPLDNTLHIIDDHMILQLTLDGRVKVVAGRPLHCASPLTGYDIELATHATLVMPQSIAFSSSGDLYVAESDSQRINRVRVIGTDGKISPYAGAESKCNCLERGCDCFEADHFLASNAKFNTISSVTVTPDGHVHIGDQANYRIRSVMASIPDASASREYEIYSPETQEIYIFNRFGQHVATKNILTGESSYVFTYNVNTSNGKLSTVTDAAGNKVFLLRDYSSQVNSIENTKGQKCRLRMSRMRMLYELSTPDNYNVTFDYHSPTGLLKTKLDSSGRSYVYNYDEFGRLVSAVTPTGKIISLSFDLSLKGATVKVSQNNRPPVSMLIKGSSVATRIDEVENRIILLPDGSVTSESSWSHSITTDTVPYNILADKDPILGESYPVPAKQRIEIGGDLANRFEWRYFVRPNQNSKNNKNASPRILTKVGKKLRVNGENLLTMEYDRETASVSVFMDDKIELLNVTYDRSARPVKLGPRNGIFTEVELEYDRFSRLTSWKWGDLSENYGFDRAGRLNEIKYGDGSSLVYAFKDMFSSLPLKVSTPRGSDYLLQYDDSGALQSLTTPRGHIHTFSLQTSLGFFKYQYFSPMNRHPYEIIYNDNGQILAKIFPHQSGRVSYVYDDAERLETTLAGMSSTHYVYHELLDLVKSVEIIEPNFELKQEFKYHAGILKDEKIKFNSKSGLDNAHYKYQYDGNARLSTVDVDINGKELPQLRLKYNQNLGILEGISDLRVYRNTFNRSVMQDTTKQFFTITDFDDRGRIKTILINIKSFDVFRLEVEYDSRNRIQMQKLMVGRSQFMDRFSYNSDGHVLEVIGTSNWKYVYDENGNIIGVIKEKEKISLGYDSGDRVVQYGDVEFYSYDSRGFVVRRGEQKYRYNSKGQLIHVFERDKFQIWYYYDDRGRLVSWNDDKGNVTQYLYTNPSTPDLLTHVHFPKTGRTFRFLYDSRNVIITVETSEQRFYVACDQNGSPIALFDINGNLIKEVRRTPFGNIVLDTNPDFYLPVDFHGGILDPNTKLIFVNKRLYDPIVGQWMTPDWERLATKLSIPTDVFIYRFHNNDPINSKMSLDYMTSFNSWLKLYGYDIENMLGSRYISRLIYRPKALVTAPQLAPDFGIMSGLQCIVDKINEKFMDLSFVPKPLLKMEPKTKNLLPRVAYRRSVFGEGVLISRLGSRALVSVVEGVNGVVQDVVTSVFNNSFFLNLQFSIHDQDVFYFVKDNVLKIRDDLEELRRLGGMFNVSTHEITEHGSTTTIKELRIHNPDAVVIIKYGADPEIETHKILRHAHKRAVERAWEIEKQLVAAGFQGRGDWTEEEKEELISHGDVDGYEGVDIHSIHKYPQLADDPGNVAFQRDTKRKRRKSGVRRSRIHRHS, from the exons ccTCTAATTTATTAAACCTGTCATATCAAAATACGAAACCTTGCGAAGTACTCGTAGGGGATAATACACAAATAGTACCCGATTCGAAAACGGTACCACCTTCCGAAACGAATTTATCGATATCGACACGACCTAAGACTTCTAACACGGGAG GTGCCCGCACGTTTCCAGCTAAGTCGTTTCCACCAGACGGAACTACATTTTCTCAAATATCGCTAGGACAACGATTATCGAAAGAAATTCCGGCGTATAGTTATTGGAACATGCAATTCTATCAATCTGAAGCGGCGTACGTACAATTTGATTACAGCATTCCGAGGGGCGCAAGTATAGGGGTATATGCCAGAAGAAACGCTCTACCTACTCATACACAATATCACATTTTGGAAGTACTTAGTGGGTTTAAGGCTAGAACGACAAGAGCATCACat CAGTCTAGTGTGAAAAAAGAAGTAACTCATTACATGGAACAAGGCCATTGGTTTTTATCATTATACAACGATGATGGGGATCCTCAAGAAGTTACGTTTGTTGCTGTAGTAGCGGATGATATGACCCACAACTGTCCGAACGGTTGTAGCGGAAAAGGAGAATGTCTGATGGGTCACTGTCAATGCAATCCTGGATTTGGAGGAGATGACTGCAGTGAAA GTGTATGTCCTGTGCTATGTAGTCAACGTGGCGAGTACATCAATGGAGAATGTCAATGTAACCCCGGATGGAAAGGAAAAGAATGTCAACTAAGGCATGATGAATGCGAAGTGCCTGATTGCAACGGTCACGGGCATTGTGCTAACGGCAAATGTAACTGCATCAGGGGCTATAAAGGAAAGTTCTGTGAGGAAG CTGACTGTCAACATCCGACCTGTTCATCGCATGGATATTGTGTAGAAGGAACTTGTATTTGTAAGAAGGGTTGGAAAGGAAGCGATTGCTCCCAAATGGATAAAGATGCACTTCAATGTCTTCCAGATTGTTCTGGGCACGGAACATTCGATCTCGATTCTCAAACTTGTACCTGTGAACCGAGATGGTCTGGCGATGACTGTTCAAGAG AACTTTGCGATCTTGATTGTGGTAGTCACGGTCATTGCGTCAACGAAGCGTGCCAATGTGACGCTGGTTGGTCTGGTGAATTCTGCAATATGAAACAATGTGATCCAAGGTGTAATGATCACGGTCAATGTAAAAACGGAACTTGTCTGTGTGTCACTGGTTGGAACGGAAAACACTGTACTATTGAAGGATGTCCGAATAGTTGTTCCGGGCACGGTCAATGTAGATTCAGTAGCGAAAGTAGTTGGGAATGCAGATGTGATAACGGATGGGACGGTGTCGACTGTAATCTTCTACTCGAACAAAATTGTAATGATGGAAGAGATAACGACAAAG ATGGCCTAGTAGATTGTGAAGATCCAGAATGCTGTTCGAACAATGCTTGCAAAAACAGTCAACTTTGCGTTTCGTCACCTAAACCTATAGATATTTTACTGCGAAAACAACCTCCGGCGATAACAGCATCTTTTTTTGAAAGGATGAAGTTTTTAATAGACGAAGGTAGCCTTCAGAACTACGCCCGAGCTGAAACATTCAACGAAAG TATGTTCTGGAACAACTTTAACACGAG tcGATCTGCGGTCGTCAGAGGTCGAGTAACAACACAAGTAGGAACCGGATTAATGGGAGTCAGAGTTAGTACCAATACTCCATTGGAAGGTTTTACATTAACAAGAGATGATGGATGGTTTGATCTACTAGTTAATGGAGGTGGTGCGGTTACTCTACAATTCGGAAGATCGCCTTTCAGCCCTCAGAGTCGCATAGTTTACGTTCCATGGAATGAAGTAGTCATTATAGAAAATGTAATTATGGTAACTGGAGATGAAAGGACAATTAGTGTCATACCACAACCTTGCAGCTCCCACGATTATGATACGATGAAACCTGTCGTTTTAGCGACATGGAAACATGGTTTTCAAGGAGCTTGTCCTGATAAAAGCGCTATATTGGCCGAATCTCAAGTTGTGCAAGAAAGTCTTCGTATACCAGGAACAGGATTGAATCTTGTTTACCAAAGTTCTCGCGCCGCTGGATACTTATCGACAATACAATTACAACTTACACCAGAAATTGTTCCTGCCgatttaaaattgattcatttaaGAATTACAATTGAAGGgattctttttgaaaaagttttcgaagCAGATCCAGTTATAAAATTTACGTATGCTTGGAATAGACTCAACGTATACAGACAAAGAGTTTATGGAGTAACTAACGCTATCGTAAAAGTTGGTTACGAATACAATAATTGCAAGGATATTATTTGGGATGTGCAAACTACGAAATTAAGTGGTCACGATATGAGTATATCAGAAGTTGGTGGATGGAATTTAGACATTCATCATCGTTATAACTTCCACGAAG GAATTTTACAAAAAGGAGATGGTTCAAATATATACTTAAAACACAAACCACGTGTCATATTGACGGCCATGGGCGATGGACATCAAAGACCACTGGAATGTACAGATTGCGAGGGTCAGGCTTTCAAGCAGAGACTTCTTGCACCAGTCGCTCTTGCTAGTGCTCCGGATGGTTCTTTATTTGTTGGAGATTTCAATCTAGTCAGAAAGATTCAGACTGACGGAATCGTACGAACTATAGTCAGATTAAA CGCTACCAGAGTGTCTTACAGATACCACATGTCCTTAAGTCCACTAGATGGAACTTTGTACATCTCCGATCCTGAATCTCATCAAATCATTAAAGTTAGAAGTAAAGACGATTATTCCGATCCAGACCGTAACTGGGAAACGGTGGTCGGATCCGGAGAGCGATGTCTTCCAGGCGATGAAGCACATTGTGGAGACGGTGCTTTAGCTAGAGATGCCAAATTAGCGTATCCAAAAGGAGTCGCGGTATCTAACGACAACGTTTTGTATTTCGCCGATGGAACGAACATAAGAATGGTTGACAGAGATGGTATTGTTACCACTGTTATAGGAAACCACATGCACAAATCGCATTGGAAACCGTTACCTTGTGAAGGAACTTTGAATCTCGAAGAAGTACATCTGAGATGGCCTACAGAACTAGCAATAAACCCTCTTGATAATACTCTACATATAATAGATGACCACATGATCTTACAGCTGACTTTAGATGGAAGAGTGAAAGTCGTAGCGGGTAGACCTTTGCACTGCGCTTCTCCTCTTACGGGCTACGATATCGAACTAGCCACGCATGCCACATTAGTTATGCCGCAAAGTATCGCCTTCAGTTCCTCGGGTGATCTCTACGTTGCCGAAAGTGATTCTCAACGGATAAATAGAGTTCGAGTGATCGGTACAGATGGAAAAATATCTCCGTACGCCGGTGCCGAATCGAAATGTAACTGCTTAGAAAGAGGCTGCGATTGTTTCGAAGCTGATCATTTCCTAGCTTCTAACGccaaattcaacactatatcaTCAGTTACAGTTACGCCCGATGGTCACGTACACATCGGCGATCAAGCTAACTACAGAATCAGATCCGTCATGGCAAGTATTCCAGACGCTAGTGCATCCAGAGAATACGAAATTTATTCTCCGGAAACtcaagaaatttatatattcaatagGTTCGGTCAACACGTAGCTACAAAGAACATTTTAACTGGAGAATCGAGTTATGTTTTCACTTACAACGTTAACACCAGCAACGGTAAACTTAGTACGGTAACTGATGCCGCCGGAAATAAAGTGTTTTTATTAAGAGATTATTCCAGTCAAGTGAATTCTATAGAAAATACGAAAGGTCAAAAATGCAGATTAAGAATGTCCAGAATGAGGATGTTGTATGAACTTAGTACACCAGATAATTACAACGTGACTTTCGATTACCACAGCCCTACTGGTTTATTGAAAACTAAGCTAGATAGTAGTGGAAGAAGCTATGTGTACAATTACGATGAATTCGGTAGATTGGTATCAGCAGTTACACCGACAGGAAAAATTATCAGCTTATCTTTCGATTTGAGCTTGAAAGGTGCCACTGTTAAAGTCAGTCAAAACAATCGACCGCCAGTTTCGATGTTAATAAAAGGATCTAGTGTAGCAACTAGGATAGATGAAGTcgaaaatagaattattttgttACCTGATGGTAGTGTAACTAGCGAATCATCTTGGTCCCATAGTATAACAACAGATACAGTTCCTTATAATATTCTAGCAGATAAAGATCCTATATTAGGTGAAAGCTACCCCGTACCTGCTAAACAGAGAATAGAAATAGGTGGAGATCTCGCTAATAGATTTGAATGGAGATATTTCGTAAGAcctaatcaaaattccaaaaataataagaacGCATCACCGAGAATTTTAACTAAAGTCGGTAAAAAATTAAGAGTAAACGGTGAAAATCTCCTTACAATGGAATACGATCGAGAAACTGCTTCTGTATCGGTATTTATggatgataaaattgaattactAAACGTAACATATGATAGATCGGCGAGACCTGTTAAATTAGGACCAAGAAATGGAATATTTACGGAAGTTGAGTTAGAATACGACAGATTCAGTAGACTAACAAGCTGGAAATGGGGAGATCTGAGTGAAAACTATGGTTTCGATAGAGCTGGAagattgaatgaaataaaatatggtGATGGATCATCGTTGGTTTATGCGTTCAAGGATATGTTCAGTAGTTTG ccGCTCAAAGTAAGTACACCGAGAGGATCAGATTACTTGCTCCAATACGATGATTCCGGAGCTCTGCAATCCTTAACAACCCCAAGAGGACATATTCACACGTTTTCTCTACAAACATCTCTcggatttttcaaatatcaatatttctcaCCGATGAACCGACACCCATACGAAATAATTTACAACGATAACGGTCAAATATTAGCTAAAATATTCCCACATCAATCTGGAAGAGTTTCTTACGTATATGATGACGCAGAAAGACTCGAAACTACTTTAGCCGGAATGAGCTCTACCCATTACGTCTATCATGAACTTTTAGATCTTGTAAAAAGTGTTGAGATCATAGAACCGAACTTCGAATTGAAACAAGAATTCAAATACCACGCTGGTATACTTaaagatgaaaaaatcaaatttaacagTAAAAGTGGTTTAGATAATGCTCACTATAAATATCAATATGATGGAAACGCCAGATTATCAACAGTAGATGTAGACATAAACGGTAAGGAACTGCCCCAGTTGAGactaaaatataatcaaaatctTGGAATTTTGGAGGGTATAAGCGACTTACGGGTGTACAGAAACACGTTCAACAGATCTGTTATGCAAGATACCACAAAACAATTCTTTACTATAACCGATTTCGATGATCGCGGACGTATTAAAACTATTCTAATAAACATAAAATCCTTTGACGTATTTAGATTAGAAGTAGAGTACGATTCCAGAAATAGAATACAGATGCAAAAGTTAATGGTCGGTAGATCGCAATTTATGGATAGATTTTCTTACAACTCCGACGGTCATGTCCTGGAAGTTATAGGTACTAGTAATTGGAAGTACGTTTACGACGAAAACGGTAATATAATCGGagttattaaagaaaaagaaaagatttcATTAGGATACGACAGCGGTGATAGAGTCGTTCAATATGGAGACGTAGAATTCTACAGTTACGATTCGCGTGGTTTCGTAGTCAGAAGAGGGGAACAAAAATATAGATACAATTCCAAAGGACAACTGATTCATGTATTCGAACgcgataaatttcaaatttggtacTATTACGACGATAGAGGTAGATTAGTATCTTGGAACGATGACAAAGGGAACGTAACGCAATACTTATACACGAACCCAAGCACCCCAGATTTACTAACTCACGTACATTTCCCCAAAACCGGCAGAACTTTTCGTTTCTTGTACGATTCCCGAAATGTCATTATAACAGTCGAAACTTCTGAACAAAGATTCTACGTTGCTTGCGATCAAAACGGTTCTCCAATCGCTCTGTTCGACATTAACGGCAATCTCATAAAGGAGGTCAGAAGAACGCCGTTCGGTAATATCGTTTTAGATACAAACCCAGATTTTTACCTACCGGTAGATTTCCACGGTGGTATTCTAGATCCCAACACGAAACTTATATTCGTCAACAAAAGATTATACGATCCGATCGTCGGACAGTGGATGACGCCAGACTGGGAAAGACTAGCGACGAAATTATCGATACCAACTGATGTGTTCATTTATAGATTCCACAATAACGATCCTATCAACTCCAAGATGTCATTGGATTATATGACAAGTTTCAACAGTTGGTTGAAACTATATGgatatgatattgaaaatatgctTGGTTCACGGTATATCAGTCGTCTGATTTATAGACCAAAGGCGCTAGTGACTGCTCCTCAACTAGCACCAGATTTTGGAATTATGTCTGGACTTCAGTGTATAGTGGACAAG attaatgaaaaattcatggATCTGAGTTTCGTTCCGAAACCGCTTCTGAAAATGGAACCCAAAACGAAGAATCTTCTTCCCAGAGTAGCATATAGAAGATCCGTCTTCGGCGAAGGTGTCCTCATATCTCGCTTAGGAAGTAGAGCCTTAGTTAGTGTAGTAGAAGGAGTAAATGGTGTAGTGCAAGACGTAGTAACTTCGGTATTTAATAATTCgttctttttaaatttacaattcAGTATACATGATCAAGACGTTTTCTATTTTGTCAAAGACAATGTACTTAAAATACGTGACGATTTAGAAGAGCTGCGTAGATTAGGTGGTATGTTCAATGTATCTACCCACGAAATAACCGAACACGGTTCTACAACAACAATAAAAGAATTGCGAATACACAATCCAGATGCAGTAGTAATTATTAAATACGGTGCCGATCCGGAAATTGAAACGCACAAAATTCTTCGACATGCGCACAAAAGAGCTGTGGAAAGAGCCTGGGAAATCGAAAAGCAACTCGTCGCTGCCGGTTTTCAAGGCAGAGGAGATTGGACagaagaagaaaaggaagaatTAATCTCCCATGGTGACGTAGATGGTTACGAAGGTGTGGATATACATAGTATACACAAATATCCTCAGTTGGCCGATGATCCTGGGAACGTTGCTTTCCAGAGGGATACTAAACGCAAACGAAGGAAGAGTGGTGTCAGAAGAAGTAGAATACATAGACATTCGTGA